A single region of the Nisaea sediminum genome encodes:
- a CDS encoding LysE family translocator: protein MSGLSEIVSTDFLLTTLLVTLLPGTGVIYTLSVGLFRSRTSSMAAVAGCTISIVPHLMASVFGLAALLHTSALLFGLIKYAGVIYLLYLAWGMWRDRSTSFNTDAERESAGEEASSLRAIAMRGILINLLNPKLTLFFLAFLPQFVPHTAEEPRFAMFVLATLFMLMTFGVFTIYGLFAAQVRDLVLSSERTVIWMRRLFAAGFAAFAVKLATTHSGD, encoded by the coding sequence ATGAGCGGGCTCTCTGAAATCGTCTCGACCGACTTTCTCCTAACGACCCTGCTTGTCACCCTGCTGCCGGGCACAGGTGTGATCTACACGCTCTCGGTAGGTCTATTTCGTAGCCGGACAAGCAGCATGGCCGCGGTCGCGGGCTGCACAATCAGCATCGTGCCGCACCTGATGGCGAGCGTGTTCGGCCTTGCCGCGCTTCTTCACACCAGCGCCCTGCTGTTCGGTTTGATCAAATATGCAGGCGTGATCTACCTGCTCTATCTCGCGTGGGGCATGTGGCGGGACCGGAGCACGAGCTTTAACACGGACGCCGAGAGGGAATCCGCCGGTGAAGAGGCGAGCAGCCTGCGTGCGATCGCCATGCGAGGCATCCTGATCAACCTGCTGAATCCCAAGCTGACCCTGTTCTTTCTCGCGTTTCTGCCGCAATTCGTTCCCCACACCGCGGAGGAGCCTCGATTTGCGATGTTCGTGCTGGCCACCCTCTTCATGCTGATGACCTTCGGCGTCTTCACGATTTACGGGCTCTTCGCGGCACAGGTTCGAGACCTTGTGCTTTCCTCGGAAAGAACGGTGATCTGGATGCGGCGCCTGTTCGCGGCAGGCTTCGCGGCCTTCGCCGTGAAACTCGCGACAACACATAGCGGAGACTGA
- a CDS encoding TetR/AcrR family transcriptional regulator, whose translation MKDRDRRERRNEILDAAIEILIERGYRETTMLAVAKRANASKETLYSWFGDKTGLFEAVIQRNAERLQQEIAPFLSGEGGVGAFLTDFGIGLLNLLLSESGLAINRAAISEASRDLSLSRALERSGRGATFPLVIDTLRRYEAEGALKMDNPVDAGEMFLGLLTRDLQVRALLGLQTSLDPSEIRRRAEQATGAFLRVYGTDPVTS comes from the coding sequence ATGAAAGATCGGGACCGCCGGGAACGGCGGAACGAAATACTCGATGCGGCGATCGAAATTCTGATCGAGCGCGGCTACCGCGAAACCACGATGCTGGCTGTCGCCAAGCGGGCGAATGCCTCGAAAGAAACGCTCTACAGTTGGTTCGGCGACAAGACCGGCCTGTTCGAAGCCGTCATTCAGCGCAACGCGGAGCGGCTGCAGCAAGAGATCGCTCCGTTTCTGTCCGGAGAAGGCGGAGTGGGCGCCTTCCTGACGGATTTCGGCATCGGCCTTCTGAACCTGCTGCTGTCCGAGAGCGGACTGGCCATAAACCGGGCGGCAATCTCCGAGGCGAGCCGCGATCTTTCCCTCTCGCGGGCTCTGGAGCGGTCGGGCCGCGGCGCGACTTTCCCGCTCGTCATCGATACCCTTCGACGGTACGAGGCCGAGGGCGCACTAAAAATGGACAATCCGGTGGACGCAGGTGAGATGTTCCTCGGCCTGCTGACGCGGGATCTCCAGGTGCGCGCCTTGCTCGGGCTGCAGACCAGCCTTGATCCGTCCGAGATCAGAAGGCGAGCCGAACAGGCGACCGGGGCGTTCCTCCGGGTATACGGAACGGACCCCGTCACGTCTTAG
- a CDS encoding GntR family transcriptional regulator: MSPRLPAASSAPALPEERHPSAGAKAYRAMKGMILDGRLKPSASYLETELAEWIGVSRTPVREAGLRLEREGLVKVRPRRGIQVLPVSAEDMNEIYQILSALEPLAAQLAAERGLDEATMAAMTGLTARMEAALSENDLVSWAEADDAFHALLVEASGNARLIEATARYRTQVHRARMATLTMRPTPRKSTEDHRALLECLLNRDAEGARAVHHAHRCAAGKMLTELLSKHHLDNL, from the coding sequence GTGAGCCCACGACTTCCAGCAGCCTCCTCGGCGCCGGCATTGCCGGAAGAGCGACATCCGAGCGCCGGTGCGAAGGCATACCGCGCGATGAAGGGAATGATCCTTGATGGACGGCTGAAGCCCTCAGCCTCCTATCTCGAGACCGAACTCGCGGAATGGATCGGCGTCAGCCGCACGCCGGTGCGCGAGGCCGGACTCCGCCTGGAGCGCGAGGGTCTTGTCAAGGTGCGCCCGCGCCGGGGCATTCAGGTCCTTCCGGTCTCGGCCGAGGACATGAACGAGATCTATCAGATTCTGAGCGCGCTCGAACCGCTGGCCGCCCAGCTCGCCGCCGAGAGGGGGCTGGATGAGGCAACCATGGCAGCCATGACAGGTTTGACGGCACGTATGGAAGCCGCCCTCAGCGAAAACGATCTCGTGAGCTGGGCGGAGGCGGACGATGCCTTCCACGCGCTGCTTGTCGAGGCGTCGGGGAACGCACGCCTGATCGAGGCGACGGCGCGCTACCGGACCCAGGTTCACCGGGCACGGATGGCAACGCTGACCATGCGTCCGACGCCGCGGAAATCGACGGAGGATCACCGGGCACTGCTCGAATGCCTGCTGAACAGGGATGCGGAGGGTGCGCGAGCGGTTCACCATGCGCATCGCTGTGCGGCGGGAAAGATGCTCACCGAGTTGCTCTCCAAACACCACCTCGATAACCTCTAG
- a CDS encoding isocitrate/isopropylmalate dehydrogenase family protein, with product MKSNRVYRIALFDGDGIGPEIMAPTRVLLEDVSKRVGRKFEFDSLPAGAQHFARTGESLPADSMAAARAADAILLSAMGLPDIRKADGTEISPQIDLRFALGLYAGVRPVKLYPGQRTPLGDPRVFETDFVLIRESTEGLFAHKDEGQVVGGQYATETLRITRQTSEKLFDFAFRLARRRSAKRGTPGRVTCIDKANVFRAFWFFRSIFEERAKAFPEIAADSAYVDAFAMWMVQKPWEFDVVVTENMFGDILSDLGAGIMGTLGLAPSADIGDSNAVFQPCHGSAPDIAGKGVANPLAMFLSAAMMLDWLSDEHEDGALAEGAQMIERAVAATLTDSTVLTRDLGGDAGTSEISDAVLRGVAA from the coding sequence ATGAAGAGTAACCGCGTCTACCGCATCGCCCTTTTCGACGGAGACGGGATCGGCCCCGAAATCATGGCGCCGACGCGCGTGTTGCTTGAAGATGTGTCGAAACGGGTCGGACGCAAGTTCGAATTCGACTCCCTGCCCGCCGGAGCACAGCATTTCGCCCGGACAGGCGAGTCCCTGCCCGCGGATTCCATGGCGGCGGCCCGTGCGGCGGACGCGATCCTGCTCTCGGCGATGGGCCTGCCGGACATCCGCAAGGCGGACGGGACCGAAATCTCGCCGCAAATCGATCTGCGTTTCGCCCTCGGACTTTATGCCGGGGTCCGTCCGGTCAAGCTCTATCCAGGACAACGCACACCGCTCGGCGATCCGCGCGTGTTCGAAACCGATTTCGTGCTGATCCGCGAATCCACGGAAGGTCTCTTCGCCCACAAGGACGAAGGCCAGGTCGTCGGCGGACAGTACGCGACCGAGACGCTCCGGATCACCCGGCAGACCAGCGAGAAGCTGTTCGACTTCGCCTTCCGCCTCGCCCGGCGCCGGTCCGCGAAACGCGGCACGCCGGGGCGCGTCACCTGTATCGACAAGGCGAACGTGTTCCGCGCCTTCTGGTTCTTCCGCTCGATCTTTGAGGAACGGGCGAAAGCCTTCCCGGAAATCGCCGCCGACAGCGCCTATGTCGACGCCTTCGCCATGTGGATGGTGCAGAAGCCCTGGGAGTTCGACGTCGTCGTCACGGAGAACATGTTCGGCGACATCCTCTCGGATCTCGGTGCCGGCATCATGGGAACGCTCGGCCTCGCGCCGTCGGCCGATATCGGCGACAGCAACGCGGTGTTCCAGCCCTGTCACGGCAGCGCACCCGATATCGCCGGCAAGGGCGTGGCCAATCCGCTCGCCATGTTCCTCTCTGCCGCGATGATGCTGGACTGGCTTTCGGACGAGCATGAGGACGGCGCGCTCGCCGAAGGCGCGCAGATGATCGAACGAGCCGTGGCCGCGACACTGACGGACTCAACGGTCCTGACCCGCGATCTCGGTGGCGACGCCGGAACGTCGGAGATATCAGATGCCGTTCTTCGCGGAGTTGCAGCGTGA
- a CDS encoding alpha/beta fold hydrolase, whose product MGDVRTARWREAGGSTRLSAGGVELESYTVGPPPDRAPTLVLLHEGLGCVALWRDFPRSLAEATGCGVLAFSRAGYGASDPCSLPRPLDYMTREAVSVLPEVLDGIGFREGLLIGHSDGASIAAIHCGEVRDPRVRGLVLMAPHFFTEEIGLAAIAKARTAYAEGDLGDRLAKYHVNVDAAFQGWNDAWLDPGFKAWDIRNCLDPICVPVLCLQGEGDQYGTEAQVRVVAERVPARVDIRMIADCRHAPHLEAPDITLDEITEFIARLRAGGALTAGATNVRRIQN is encoded by the coding sequence ATGGGTGATGTGCGGACAGCGCGCTGGCGCGAAGCCGGCGGATCCACGCGGCTCAGTGCCGGCGGGGTCGAGCTGGAATCCTATACCGTGGGTCCGCCCCCGGACCGGGCGCCGACACTGGTTCTGCTGCATGAAGGGCTTGGCTGCGTTGCGCTCTGGCGGGATTTCCCCCGAAGCCTCGCCGAGGCCACGGGATGCGGCGTGCTCGCCTTTTCCCGCGCCGGATACGGGGCCTCCGACCCCTGTTCGCTGCCCCGCCCGCTCGATTACATGACCCGCGAGGCGGTTTCCGTGCTCCCCGAGGTTCTGGACGGGATCGGATTCCGCGAGGGCTTGCTGATCGGCCATAGCGACGGAGCCTCCATCGCAGCGATCCATTGTGGTGAGGTCCGCGATCCGCGGGTGCGCGGACTAGTGCTTATGGCACCGCATTTCTTTACCGAGGAAATAGGGCTTGCGGCGATCGCGAAGGCGCGGACGGCCTATGCCGAGGGTGACCTGGGCGACCGCCTGGCGAAATATCACGTCAATGTGGACGCGGCCTTCCAGGGTTGGAACGACGCCTGGCTCGATCCCGGATTCAAGGCCTGGGACATCCGGAACTGCCTCGACCCGATATGCGTCCCGGTTCTTTGCCTTCAGGGCGAGGGGGATCAGTATGGGACCGAAGCGCAGGTTCGGGTGGTGGCAGAGCGCGTTCCGGCAAGGGTCGATATCCGGATGATTGCCGATTGCCGTCATGCGCCGCATCTGGAGGCGCCGGATATCACGCTGGACGAAATCACGGAATTCATCGCCCGCCTGCGGGCTGGCGGCGCGCTAACGGCCGGAGCGACGAATGTTCGACGGATTCAAAACTGA
- a CDS encoding alpha/beta fold hydrolase has protein sequence MFDGFKTETVAVAETEIFVRTAGIGDPVLLIHGFPQTGACWHKIAPTLAERFRVVVPDLRGYGASGKPAPSHDHAAHSKRAMAKDLVQLMTALGHETFAVVGHDRGARVGFRLSMDHPERVTRFCSLDVIPTLDMWEKMDLAGAVGGFHWSFLAQPAPVPETMIGSDPDFFYGYLMRKWAAPEFLFDAHAMQLYLEAMRDPAVIEATCEDYRAGASIDVAHDRDDRESGRRLSCPLLFLYGGIRGFGGPGGARDPLDTWRNWSDSEVTGGPAPCGHFLPEEAPGTVLEQLLPFLLAAD, from the coding sequence ATGTTCGACGGATTCAAAACTGAGACGGTAGCGGTTGCCGAAACCGAGATTTTCGTTCGGACCGCCGGCATCGGCGATCCGGTGCTGCTGATTCACGGTTTCCCTCAGACGGGAGCGTGCTGGCACAAGATCGCACCGACGCTTGCCGAACGTTTCCGTGTCGTGGTTCCGGACCTGCGCGGTTACGGAGCCAGCGGCAAACCGGCGCCGTCGCATGATCATGCCGCCCACAGCAAGCGGGCGATGGCGAAGGATCTCGTGCAGCTGATGACCGCTCTCGGGCACGAGACATTCGCCGTTGTCGGGCACGATCGCGGTGCGCGGGTCGGCTTCCGGCTGAGCATGGATCATCCGGAACGGGTCACGCGTTTCTGTTCGCTCGACGTGATCCCGACTCTGGATATGTGGGAGAAGATGGATCTCGCCGGCGCGGTCGGCGGGTTCCACTGGTCCTTTCTGGCGCAGCCCGCGCCGGTTCCGGAGACGATGATCGGGAGCGATCCCGATTTCTTCTATGGATATCTGATGCGGAAATGGGCGGCGCCGGAGTTCCTGTTCGACGCACACGCGATGCAGCTCTATCTCGAGGCGATGCGCGACCCAGCGGTGATCGAAGCGACCTGCGAGGATTACCGGGCGGGCGCCTCGATCGATGTCGCCCATGACAGGGACGACAGGGAATCCGGCCGGAGATTGTCCTGCCCGCTGCTGTTTCTCTACGGAGGCATTCGCGGGTTTGGCGGTCCGGGAGGCGCGAGGGATCCGCTGGATACCTGGCGCAATTGGAGCGACAGCGAGGTTACCGGCGGACCGGCCCCCTGCGGGCATTTTCTTCCGGAGGAAGCGCCGGGCACCGTTCTGGAGCAGCTTCTTCCATTCTTGTTGGCCGCAGACTGA
- a CDS encoding PAS domain-containing protein, giving the protein MTATAGKLPGTVSDFLEEPQSLQLFDYWCSKRAGRIAPSRQDIDPSEIFQLLSLVYLVDFEKPDIFRYRLAGTDIAETFGHGNLKGLTLRDILSEQGRQFVTARWLPVVTEGRVVCMKGQVYNSANRFAFGERILLPLADTPKGPMTGLLGMTVCKWVDRIGPVERRNSDMMTFLAAEIP; this is encoded by the coding sequence ATGACGGCGACGGCGGGAAAACTTCCGGGGACGGTCTCCGACTTTCTCGAAGAACCGCAGAGTCTGCAGTTGTTCGATTATTGGTGCAGCAAGAGGGCTGGGCGGATCGCGCCGAGCCGCCAGGATATTGATCCGAGTGAGATCTTCCAGCTGCTGTCCCTGGTCTATCTGGTTGATTTCGAGAAACCCGACATTTTCCGCTACCGGCTTGCAGGGACGGACATCGCCGAGACCTTCGGCCATGGCAACCTCAAGGGACTGACGTTGAGGGATATCCTCTCGGAACAGGGACGCCAGTTCGTCACCGCAAGGTGGCTTCCGGTCGTAACGGAAGGTCGTGTCGTCTGCATGAAGGGGCAGGTCTATAACTCGGCGAACCGGTTCGCGTTCGGGGAGCGTATTCTGCTGCCCCTGGCGGATACGCCGAAAGGCCCGATGACCGGTCTGCTCGGCATGACCGTCTGCAAATGGGTCGACCGGATCGGTCCGGTGGAACGGCGGAATTCCGATATGATGACGTTCCTCGCTGCCGAAATTCCCTGA
- a CDS encoding PaaI family thioesterase, whose product MNEDRAHERFETALATYRQEFETFFLARLLDLGFEYEEELCRIRFPVEDFLFNPQGSVHGGAIATVMDISMGHLLKRVTGTAGATLEMKVQYLRPLTSGSACCEGRFLRRGRSLCFLESRMFDEAGNLAAMATSTWKLPSGR is encoded by the coding sequence ATGAATGAAGACCGCGCACACGAGCGCTTCGAAACAGCGCTCGCGACCTACCGCCAGGAATTCGAGACGTTCTTTCTCGCCAGGTTGCTCGATCTCGGGTTCGAGTACGAAGAGGAACTCTGCCGGATCCGCTTTCCGGTCGAGGATTTCCTCTTCAATCCGCAGGGCAGCGTGCATGGCGGTGCCATCGCCACGGTTATGGACATCTCGATGGGGCATCTGCTGAAGCGCGTCACCGGGACCGCAGGTGCGACGCTGGAGATGAAGGTGCAGTACTTGCGCCCGCTCACCTCCGGCTCAGCCTGTTGCGAAGGACGGTTCCTCCGGCGCGGACGCTCGCTCTGTTTTCTCGAATCCCGGATGTTCGACGAGGCGGGGAACCTGGCCGCCATGGCGACCTCGACCTGGAAGCTGCCGTCCGGCCGATAG
- a CDS encoding enoyl-CoA hydratase — MTDKILTSQDGNIARIVFNQPEKRNAVSLEMWEAVEKALDAYKDDDAVRVLILSGAGGKAFVSGADISKFESERASAEAVAHYNATTKRVYDKVASFPKPVIAQIDGFCVGGGVALAVCCDMRICGEGSQFAVPAAKLGLGYPYEGLRRLTGVVGPSFAKEIFYTARRFSASEAYEMGLANRVVPDAEVEKYCTEYAEMIAGNAPLTVNAVKAIVNEVMKDESDRDLDMCARLVAECFASQDYIEGRRAFMEKRKPNFTGS, encoded by the coding sequence ATGACCGACAAGATCCTGACGAGCCAGGATGGGAATATCGCCCGCATCGTTTTCAACCAGCCGGAAAAGCGCAACGCCGTCTCGCTGGAAATGTGGGAAGCGGTGGAGAAGGCGCTCGACGCTTACAAAGACGATGACGCCGTTCGGGTGCTGATCCTGTCCGGCGCCGGCGGCAAGGCTTTCGTCTCGGGCGCGGATATCTCGAAGTTCGAATCCGAGCGCGCCAGCGCCGAGGCCGTTGCCCATTACAATGCGACGACGAAGCGGGTCTACGACAAGGTCGCCTCCTTCCCGAAGCCGGTGATCGCGCAGATCGACGGGTTCTGCGTCGGCGGCGGCGTCGCGCTCGCGGTCTGCTGCGATATGCGGATCTGCGGCGAAGGTTCCCAGTTCGCCGTCCCTGCCGCCAAGCTCGGCCTCGGCTATCCCTATGAGGGACTGCGCCGTTTGACCGGCGTGGTCGGGCCGAGCTTCGCCAAGGAAATCTTCTATACCGCGCGCCGTTTCAGCGCCTCGGAAGCCTACGAGATGGGGCTCGCCAACCGGGTCGTTCCGGATGCCGAGGTCGAGAAATATTGCACCGAGTACGCAGAGATGATTGCCGGCAATGCGCCGCTTACCGTCAATGCAGTCAAGGCAATCGTCAACGAGGTGATGAAGGACGAAAGCGACCGCGACCTCGACATGTGCGCCCGGCTGGTCGCCGAATGTTTCGCCAGCCAGGACTATATCGAGGGCCGGCGCGCCTTCATGGAAAAGCGCAAGCCGAACTTCACCGGCTCCTGA
- a CDS encoding amidohydrolase family protein: MTREEAIDCHIHIIGGAETYPFDPKRRYTQAPASVEDYWAALADTPVSRTVVVQPSFYGTDNSCMVDALRAMGGRARGVAVLDPEQIADRSLQDLHEAGVRGLRLNMLSVRSGVRPLEQSLREVDAALAGSGWHIQVFCDPSSYAFLAEQQAKLSSYLVLDHFGFLAPGAAPDERAGLLRLIEDGAWIKLSGVDRLTRGGDASWFRDLANEIADIGADRIVWGSDWPHTPLHTDEAVDAWALSPPRNPGTAGLFRAAELWFQDRAVRRRFLLENPVALYDFPN, from the coding sequence ATGACGCGCGAAGAAGCGATCGATTGCCACATACATATAATAGGCGGCGCGGAGACCTATCCGTTCGACCCCAAGAGGCGCTATACACAGGCGCCGGCGTCGGTGGAGGATTACTGGGCCGCACTCGCGGATACGCCGGTTTCCCGCACCGTCGTCGTGCAGCCGAGTTTCTACGGTACGGACAATTCCTGCATGGTCGACGCGTTGCGGGCGATGGGCGGCCGCGCGCGGGGCGTCGCGGTGCTCGACCCGGAGCAGATCGCCGACCGAAGTCTCCAGGATCTGCACGAAGCCGGGGTGCGCGGATTGCGTCTCAATATGTTGTCGGTCCGCAGCGGCGTCCGTCCGCTCGAACAGTCTCTGAGGGAGGTCGATGCCGCCCTTGCCGGGAGCGGCTGGCACATCCAGGTCTTCTGCGATCCCTCAAGCTACGCGTTTCTGGCGGAGCAGCAGGCGAAGCTCTCCTCTTATCTGGTGCTCGATCATTTCGGCTTTCTCGCTCCCGGCGCGGCGCCGGATGAGAGGGCGGGGTTGCTGCGCCTGATCGAGGACGGCGCCTGGATCAAGCTGTCGGGCGTCGACCGCCTGACGCGAGGCGGGGACGCGAGCTGGTTCCGCGATCTTGCGAATGAGATTGCGGACATCGGTGCGGACCGGATCGTCTGGGGCAGTGACTGGCCGCACACCCCGCTGCATACGGATGAGGCTGTGGATGCCTGGGCGCTCTCTCCGCCGCGCAACCCAGGCACGGCCGGTCTGTTCCGGGCAGCGGAATTGTGGTTCCAGGATAGGGCGGTACGGCGACGATTCCTGCTGGAGAACCCTGTCGCGCTCTATGACTTTCCGAACTGA
- a CDS encoding HU family DNA-binding protein has product MNKSELSAAVASKTGLTQAQAEAAVNGVIDAVTDTLKKGGDVRLVGFGTFSVSERAATTGRNPRTGETINIAASKQAKFKAGQALKSAVNG; this is encoded by the coding sequence ATGAATAAATCCGAACTCAGCGCGGCAGTTGCCTCCAAGACCGGCCTCACCCAGGCTCAGGCCGAAGCGGCAGTTAACGGTGTGATCGATGCGGTCACCGACACGCTGAAAAAGGGTGGCGATGTCCGCCTCGTCGGCTTCGGCACTTTCTCTGTCTCTGAGCGGGCCGCCACCACTGGCCGCAATCCGCGCACGGGCGAGACCATCAACATCGCCGCGTCGAAGCAGGCGAAGTTCAAGGCTGGTCAGGCCCTGAAGTCGGCCGTCAACGGCTGA
- a CDS encoding ion transporter, giving the protein MGDGQGFRARLRLLVDSAGFSNLVTGLIVLNAVILGLETWPVAMETAGPLLQTVDRILLVCFCAELLMKMVGQGRDFVRQPWNWFDTIVVGIALIPSTGALSVLRALRVLRALRLLSMVPRMRMVVEALLRSLPGLGSIAGLLMLVYYVFAVMATKLFGAAFPEWFGNIGASMYSLFQIMTLESWSMGIVRPVMEVFPYAWAFFVPFILVATFTMLNLFIAIIVNSMQSIADDVARERSETATEEMKTFTHADHMELLNELRALRADVQDLKDR; this is encoded by the coding sequence ATGGGGGATGGACAGGGATTTCGCGCGCGTTTGCGGCTCTTGGTCGACAGCGCCGGCTTTTCCAATCTCGTCACGGGACTGATCGTCCTGAACGCGGTCATCCTCGGGCTCGAGACCTGGCCCGTCGCGATGGAAACGGCCGGCCCGCTATTGCAGACCGTCGACCGCATCCTTCTGGTCTGCTTCTGCGCGGAACTGCTGATGAAGATGGTCGGTCAGGGGCGCGATTTCGTCCGCCAGCCCTGGAACTGGTTCGACACCATCGTCGTCGGCATCGCCCTGATCCCGAGCACCGGCGCCCTCTCCGTTCTCCGGGCGCTCCGGGTGCTGCGGGCGCTGCGCCTGCTCTCCATGGTGCCGCGGATGCGCATGGTCGTCGAAGCCCTGCTCCGCTCCCTTCCGGGGCTCGGCTCCATCGCGGGACTTCTGATGCTTGTCTATTACGTCTTCGCCGTGATGGCGACGAAGCTCTTCGGCGCGGCCTTTCCCGAATGGTTCGGCAATATCGGCGCCAGCATGTACAGCCTGTTCCAGATCATGACGCTGGAAAGCTGGTCGATGGGAATCGTCCGCCCGGTGATGGAGGTCTTCCCCTACGCCTGGGCCTTCTTCGTTCCCTTCATCCTGGTGGCGACCTTCACGATGCTGAACCTGTTCATCGCCATCATCGTCAACTCCATGCAGTCGATCGCCGACGACGTGGCGCGGGAACGCTCCGAGACCGCCACGGAAGAGATGAAGACCTTCACCCATGCCGATCACATGGAATTGCTGAACGAGCTGCGCGCGCTCCGCGCCGATGTGCAGGACCTGAAGGACCGTTGA
- a CDS encoding carboxymuconolactone decarboxylase family protein, with the protein MPRLPKMTPDKLAPAQAKLYETITGGVRFKSTPGLDMMEPDGTLRGPFNAWLHTPETGEAAQALGVKLRFENSLSGPERETAILTVARHWRSQYEWWAHEQIALKEGMTPEQIAELKAGTGPSGSPALAAIRSFVAELMETGDVSDATYDATHAFTGDRGMADLVTLAGYYAMISANLNVFRVDVPEGETPPFAD; encoded by the coding sequence ATGCCCCGTCTTCCCAAGATGACACCGGACAAGCTCGCGCCCGCGCAGGCTAAACTCTACGAAACGATCACCGGCGGCGTGCGGTTCAAATCGACGCCTGGCCTCGACATGATGGAGCCGGACGGGACCCTGCGCGGACCGTTCAATGCGTGGCTGCACACCCCCGAAACCGGCGAGGCCGCGCAGGCGCTCGGCGTGAAGCTGCGCTTCGAGAACTCGCTTTCCGGCCCGGAACGCGAGACCGCCATCCTGACCGTGGCGCGGCACTGGCGCTCGCAATATGAATGGTGGGCGCACGAGCAGATCGCCCTCAAGGAAGGCATGACACCTGAGCAGATCGCCGAGCTCAAGGCCGGCACCGGCCCTTCGGGAAGCCCGGCGCTCGCGGCCATCCGCAGCTTCGTCGCCGAACTGATGGAAACGGGCGACGTCTCCGACGCGACCTACGACGCGACCCATGCCTTCACCGGCGACAGGGGCATGGCGGATCTGGTGACGCTGGCCGGCTATTACGCGATGATCTCGGCCAACCTCAACGTCTTCCGTGTCGACGTTCCCGAGGGCGAGACACCACCATTCGCGGACTGA